The following proteins come from a genomic window of Pasteuria penetrans:
- the yfmF gene encoding EF-P 5-aminopentanol modification-associated protein YfmF, with amino-acid sequence MKYVPFVTTKLRRGNLHVATTDQFKITTFLFFLRFPMDVATVTKHALLPAVLRRGTMAHPTTLGLQRQLESMYGAHLSVDVCKRGDMHILQFGLTIPNDTFLPGTTNLLQQSINFLCDVLLNPYKEQGAFSFSFVQAEKQNLRRHIESLPNDKGAYCTQKLLEKMYPGDPFSLFLYGRVQDLEAITPGDLYEHYQNVLRRCPIDCYVVGDVDGQQVADKINSVFAKLSFKTPVSETLIPVADIPRGNVEKVRYHSESMDVYQGRLNMGFRTYTTARDAEYPAMLLYDGLLGGFPHSKLFREVREKHSLAYSCSSRMDTSKGLLMVQAGVDFANVKKAEGIVMEQLEALRQGQINEEEWGQTKAMLANRWTEAQDSPFGMIQFHYQTLLNGTEWTPPSLWESLEGLHRPAVQEIADRVQLDTVYVLQRGVM; translated from the coding sequence TTGAAGTATGTTCCCTTTGTTACCACAAAGTTGCGAAGAGGGAATTTGCATGTTGCAACTACGGACCAGTTCAAAATCACGACATTTTTGTTTTTCTTGCGCTTTCCCATGGACGTTGCCACAGTGACAAAGCATGCTTTACTACCGGCTGTACTTAGGAGAGGAACGATGGCACATCCAACCACGTTGGGATTACAGCGGCAGTTAGAGTCTATGTACGGCGCCCATCTCTCCGTGGATGTTTGCAAACGCGGGGATATGCATATTTTACAGTTTGGTTTGACTATACCCAATGACACCTTCTTACCGGGGACCACCAACCTACTTCAGCAGTCCATAAATTTTCTGTGCGATGTTTTGCTCAATCCCTACAAGGAACAGGGTGCGTTTTCTTTTTCCTTTGTTCAGGCGGAAAAACAGAACCTTAGGAGACACATAGAGAGTCTTCCTAACGATAAGGGTGCCTATTGTACACAGAAGTTGTTGGAAAAGATGTATCCCGGCGATCCCTTTTCCCTATTCCTTTATGGGCGTGTTCAGGACCTTGAGGCGATCACCCCGGGGGATTTGTACGAGCATTATCAAAATGTTCTCAGACGATGTCCCATTGACTGTTATGTGGTGGGTGACGTCGATGGTCAGCAGGTAGCTGATAAGATCAATTCTGTTTTTGCCAAATTGTCTTTCAAGACCCCTGTATCGGAAACGTTGATCCCTGTAGCGGATATCCCAAGGGGGAACGTGGAGAAGGTTCGTTACCATTCCGAAAGCATGGATGTGTATCAGGGTCGCTTGAATATGGGCTTTCGGACCTACACGACGGCTCGCGATGCAGAGTATCCGGCCATGCTACTCTATGATGGTTTGTTAGGGGGATTCCCACATTCCAAGTTGTTTCGGGAGGTACGGGAGAAACATAGTCTTGCCTATTCCTGTTCCTCACGGATGGATACCTCTAAGGGTCTATTGATGGTTCAAGCGGGTGTTGACTTTGCCAACGTCAAAAAGGCAGAGGGGATTGTGATGGAGCAACTGGAAGCATTACGTCAGGGGCAGATCAATGAGGAGGAGTGGGGACAAACAAAGGCTATGTTGGCCAATCGATGGACGGAGGCACAAGACAGTCCCTTTGGAATGATTCAATTCCACTATCAAACCCTCCTAAATGGTACGGAGTGGACGCCCCCTTCGTTATGGGAATCCCTAGAAGGATTGCATCGTCCCGCCGTGCAGGAGATAGCCGATCGGGTGCAATTGGATACGGTCTACGTATTGCAGCGGGGGGTAATGTAA
- the yfmH gene encoding EF-P 5-aminopentanol modification-associated protein YfmH has product MGSIQYRSLQEELFFEQLPNGLRVYVLPKRGYHKTFAAFSTYYGSNDSSFRVGDGEVVQTPDGVAHFLEHKLFEQPDGSDVFREFSLRGASSNAFTTYNRTSYLFSCTQNLYQNLEILLSFVQQPYFTDANVAKEQGIIGQEIRMYDDAPDWQVYVGLMQSLYHNHPVRGNIIGTIESIAGITKEVLYACYETFYHPSNMILFIVGCVEPEGAMEIVRAHQAQREVPPAPKISRVLPGEPDTVIASIHEKRLSVGIPHCLLGCKEAVASLPSSGDTLMRQEWLTELALGAILGSSSQFYQDLYDAGLIDGTFGVDYTLDSGYGHVICGGQTSKPSELVSRLQEGIQKACERGIDRDAFRRLQRKKLGDFLHSWDILRWIADRFVSCQFLGADPFVVPEMVTRLQPEEADERIRSLFAPERMATSVVVPNAVME; this is encoded by the coding sequence ATGGGGAGCATCCAATATCGGTCCTTACAGGAGGAGCTTTTCTTCGAGCAGCTCCCTAATGGGTTACGAGTTTATGTTCTTCCCAAGCGCGGATATCACAAGACTTTCGCCGCTTTTTCCACCTACTATGGTTCTAACGACTCATCCTTCCGGGTGGGTGACGGAGAGGTTGTTCAAACCCCAGATGGAGTTGCCCACTTTTTGGAGCACAAGTTGTTTGAACAGCCTGATGGGAGCGATGTTTTTAGGGAGTTTTCCTTGCGGGGTGCTTCCTCTAATGCCTTCACCACCTACAATCGTACGAGCTATCTTTTTTCCTGCACGCAAAATCTGTATCAAAATCTAGAAATACTCCTTTCCTTTGTCCAACAGCCCTATTTTACTGATGCCAACGTAGCTAAGGAACAGGGCATCATTGGGCAGGAGATTCGTATGTACGATGATGCCCCAGATTGGCAGGTTTACGTGGGTCTTATGCAGTCCCTGTATCACAATCATCCTGTACGGGGAAACATCATAGGTACGATTGAATCGATTGCAGGGATTACAAAGGAGGTTCTCTATGCGTGTTATGAAACTTTTTATCATCCTAGCAATATGATTCTTTTTATCGTGGGTTGTGTTGAACCTGAAGGGGCTATGGAGATTGTTCGTGCCCACCAGGCACAACGAGAGGTTCCGCCGGCTCCTAAAATCAGTCGCGTTCTTCCAGGGGAGCCTGACACGGTGATTGCTTCTATCCATGAGAAGAGGCTTAGTGTAGGGATTCCTCACTGCTTGCTTGGTTGTAAGGAGGCAGTGGCTTCCCTACCCAGTTCAGGTGATACTTTGATGAGGCAGGAGTGGCTAACGGAGTTGGCCCTTGGTGCTATCCTTGGTTCCAGTTCGCAATTTTATCAGGATCTTTATGATGCGGGACTCATCGATGGTACCTTCGGTGTTGATTATACTCTGGATTCCGGCTACGGTCATGTCATTTGTGGTGGACAGACCTCCAAGCCTAGTGAGTTGGTATCCCGTTTGCAGGAGGGTATTCAGAAGGCCTGTGAACGCGGAATAGATCGTGATGCTTTCCGCCGTCTACAACGAAAAAAATTAGGAGATTTTTTGCATAGTTGGGACATTTTACGTTGGATAGCCGATCGTTTTGTCTCTTGCCAGTTTCTAGGGGCCGATCCATTTGTAGTCCCCGAAATGGTGACAAGATTGCAACCCGAAGAAGCCGATGAACGGATTCGTTCCCTCTTTGCCCCCGAGCGTATGGCTACCTCGGTTGTAGTACCTAATGCCGTGATGGAGTAG
- a CDS encoding SDR family oxidoreductase, with protein MQDSGVWAWVDGGSGAIGGKVAEILAQRGLNVVVTYHRGVERAHRVVERCLRWGVKALSVPISSVGWKAGEILVPFPYTVEPGVYVHAAGGTIVGVCQELGEQDWKKLFHVHVEMSFRAIRTFLPSMIRNQWGRIVLVTSIFSAASGGALETLYTAVKGAQEGFVRSLAQEVAAAGVTVNAVAPGAIDTPLLQRQLSPVDRDALREAIPMRRLGTPAEVAHLVGFLCSEEAAYITGQVIGISGGFRG; from the coding sequence TTGCAAGATTCAGGGGTATGGGCATGGGTGGATGGTGGTAGTGGCGCGATCGGGGGTAAGGTTGCTGAGATCCTAGCTCAACGAGGGTTGAATGTAGTTGTTACCTACCATCGGGGTGTTGAGCGGGCCCATCGGGTGGTAGAACGGTGTCTTCGTTGGGGGGTGAAGGCCCTTTCTGTTCCTATCTCTTCCGTGGGGTGGAAGGCGGGGGAAATTTTGGTCCCGTTTCCGTACACCGTGGAACCCGGGGTGTATGTTCATGCAGCTGGGGGTACCATTGTAGGTGTGTGTCAGGAATTGGGGGAACAGGATTGGAAAAAATTGTTTCATGTTCATGTGGAGATGTCCTTTCGGGCCATTCGCACCTTTCTACCGTCTATGATTCGCAATCAATGGGGTAGAATTGTTCTTGTGACATCCATTTTTTCCGCTGCCTCAGGGGGGGCTTTGGAAACTCTTTACACGGCTGTCAAGGGGGCACAGGAAGGCTTCGTGCGTTCCCTTGCCCAGGAGGTGGCTGCTGCAGGTGTAACTGTCAATGCGGTAGCCCCTGGTGCTATTGATACGCCTCTGCTACAACGGCAGCTCTCCCCCGTCGATCGTGATGCGCTCCGCGAGGCTATCCCTATGCGTCGTTTGGGTACGCCCGCCGAGGTAGCCCATTTGGTGGGATTCCTTTGTTCAGAGGAGGCGGCTTATATTACCGGGCAAGTCATTGGTATCAGTGGTGGCTTCAGGGGTTGA
- a CDS encoding DUF3243 domain-containing protein, producing MVVMENFDEWKQFLKTRVEQARGLGMDDEDITSVASQIGEYLTTNVEPANIQERLLKEMWDAGDSSQREAMTQMIIHMVEREPAQ from the coding sequence ATGGTCGTTATGGAGAATTTTGATGAGTGGAAGCAATTTTTAAAGACGAGGGTGGAACAAGCCAGGGGTTTGGGGATGGATGATGAGGATATCACCTCCGTGGCCTCCCAGATCGGGGAGTATTTGACAACCAATGTGGAGCCCGCCAACATTCAGGAACGACTCTTGAAGGAGATGTGGGATGCTGGGGATTCCAGTCAACGTGAGGCAATGACCCAGATGATCATCCATATGGTGGAACGGGAACCTGCCCAATGA
- a CDS encoding DUF3388 domain-containing protein → MDGSEWYLEYEIHQDRPGLLGNIASALGMLSINILSISGMGERRRGVLFSTGNKSKVALLEKIVSQVDDITVTALRPPILVDRLAIRHGRALDSCSQDRTYRFTREELGLLVDFLASMLQQGGHQLIGLRGMPRVGKTESIVAASVCANKRWVLLSSTLLRRTISTSLEVDRESGRNVYIIDGGVSAHHADERHSELLREVLCLQVSKVIEHPDMFVRNSSLTMNDFHCLIELRNHPDEIITYEALESELEMRHW, encoded by the coding sequence ATGGACGGCAGTGAGTGGTATTTGGAGTACGAAATCCATCAGGATCGACCCGGGTTGCTTGGTAATATTGCTTCGGCACTGGGTATGTTATCCATCAACATTCTGTCCATCAGTGGCATGGGTGAACGCAGGAGGGGGGTTCTCTTTTCTACGGGGAACAAGTCCAAGGTGGCTCTGTTGGAAAAGATTGTTTCCCAGGTGGATGACATTACGGTTACGGCCCTCCGCCCGCCTATTCTCGTGGATCGCTTGGCCATTCGACACGGTCGTGCTTTGGATAGTTGTTCGCAGGATCGCACGTATCGTTTTACGCGTGAGGAGTTGGGTCTACTCGTTGACTTCTTAGCTTCCATGCTACAACAGGGTGGTCATCAGTTGATCGGTTTGCGGGGGATGCCGCGTGTTGGTAAGACGGAATCGATTGTGGCGGCCAGCGTTTGTGCCAATAAGCGGTGGGTTTTGTTATCCTCTACGCTCCTACGCCGTACGATCTCCACTAGCTTAGAGGTGGATAGGGAGTCAGGAAGAAATGTGTATATCATCGACGGGGGGGTTTCGGCTCATCATGCGGATGAGCGTCATTCGGAATTGTTGCGTGAGGTACTTTGTTTGCAGGTGTCTAAGGTCATTGAGCATCCCGATATGTTTGTTCGCAATTCTTCCCTCACGATGAATGATTTCCACTGTTTGATTGAGCTGCGTAATCACCCTGATGAAATCATTACATATGAGGCCTTGGAATCAGAGTTGGAGATGCGACATTGGTAA
- a CDS encoding helix-turn-helix domain-containing protein yields the protein MDVGERLRKAREARGMLLSEAERVTGIPERHLLVMEQGRFDLLPSPRYVRSYLRTYANAVGENPQVLLKLYRPWAHPTTEPHAKKIFAVDSDQSVPERSSQRLSSSPARLPRPARSHKPVSGLPPSDFPRRGMELPFPSSPRQGDDDVSRQRDGDVPRQGDGDVPRQGDGDVPRQGDGDVLRQRDGDVPRRRDGDVPRRRDGDVPRQGDGDVPRQGDGDVLRQRDGDVPRRRDGDVPRQGDGDVLQQGEGDDVPRQDPPRPPVDSGGFPRLPRRSQQRSPWRSQRKPLQSGQTQRVQQASQRPQQHSQQTTQPLRPVRSHHQPPSQFRPSSVQEDDPLPAAGRRTRVIYARRVRHHRDPKAEGGVMGRRGSVLARPPRDEPEVHPSRGRGRSGGEDLSSSNADKQSMSRRQSRRIPSGKNRGDTRKKPGKFLAVVLWVGGVLFMVFSLAYIVYMVNKSKGKPAVQGMMMMAYLDPPPSQEWTEGGSGDEWIT from the coding sequence GTGGACGTTGGAGAGCGCCTGCGAAAGGCAAGGGAAGCACGCGGTATGTTGCTTTCAGAGGCGGAGCGTGTCACGGGAATTCCGGAACGTCATTTATTGGTTATGGAACAGGGGCGTTTCGACTTGTTACCCAGCCCTAGGTACGTGCGTTCCTACCTACGTACCTATGCCAATGCCGTAGGGGAAAACCCGCAGGTTTTGTTAAAATTGTATCGGCCATGGGCGCATCCCACCACGGAACCCCACGCCAAAAAAATTTTTGCTGTTGATTCAGATCAATCTGTGCCGGAACGGTCGTCCCAACGTTTGTCCTCCTCCCCCGCCCGTTTGCCGCGTCCCGCACGCTCCCACAAACCTGTTTCCGGCCTCCCCCCATCCGATTTCCCCCGGAGAGGAATGGAACTGCCCTTCCCATCCTCTCCTCGGCAGGGGGATGATGATGTATCCCGGCAGAGGGATGGTGATGTACCCCGGCAGGGGGATGGTGATGTACCCCGGCAGGGGGATGGTGATGTACCCCGGCAGGGGGATGGTGATGTACTTCGGCAGAGGGATGGCGATGTACCCCGGCGGAGGGATGGTGATGTACCCCGGCGGAGGGATGGTGATGTACCCCGGCAGGGGGATGGTGATGTACCCCGGCAGGGGGATGGTGATGTACTTCGGCAGAGGGATGGCGATGTACCCCGGCGGAGGGATGGTGATGTACCCCGGCAGGGGGATGGTGATGTACTCCAGCAGGGAGAGGGTGATGATGTACCCCGGCAGGATCCCCCCCGTCCCCCGGTGGATTCTGGTGGGTTTCCGCGACTCCCCCGTCGATCGCAGCAGCGATCACCTTGGCGGTCGCAACGAAAACCGTTGCAATCAGGACAAACCCAGCGGGTGCAACAGGCGTCACAGCGTCCACAACAGCATTCGCAACAGACAACGCAGCCATTACGGCCGGTACGATCTCATCATCAGCCCCCATCCCAGTTTCGTCCATCGTCTGTTCAGGAGGATGATCCCTTGCCAGCAGCGGGGAGGAGGACCCGTGTTATTTATGCACGTCGTGTCCGTCATCATCGGGATCCGAAGGCAGAGGGTGGGGTAATGGGTAGAAGGGGGTCCGTTTTGGCTCGTCCTCCCAGGGATGAACCGGAGGTGCACCCGTCACGTGGTAGGGGGCGCTCAGGGGGCGAGGATTTATCGTCCTCGAATGCGGATAAGCAGTCCATGAGTCGTCGTCAGTCGCGGCGCATCCCCTCGGGGAAGAATCGGGGGGATACCAGGAAGAAACCGGGGAAATTTCTTGCGGTGGTTCTCTGGGTTGGTGGGGTCTTGTTCATGGTCTTTTCCCTTGCCTATATCGTCTATATGGTGAACAAGTCCAAGGGAAAGCCGGCGGTTCAGGGCATGATGATGATGGCCTATTTGGATCCTCCACCCTCGCAGGAGTGGACGGAGGGGGGATCCGGTGATGAGTGGATCACATAG
- a CDS encoding helix-turn-helix domain-containing protein, translating to MSGSHRGEKILMGGFLLSREGSHSANDSAGFLGQGPTPQHSSRSLDFAPSQMGCTMGDVGGVLCKARKSLGLSLDELQQKTGIERLFLQAIEQGEMGNLPSPFYTRNFLRNYAKCVQLEPHRILRRYRRYEQAEREITGKWQRMELSPTGTGHATMGRVVCSQSTTRHRTAVGSEGGSDPWTPPTQHVLSQQRPSRGTSSSTDPLGRGRAPSPSRPAQQTRLRRVDRYRQEMQERQSRGWLVAAVFSSLLAIGLLTAAVWNFL from the coding sequence ATGAGTGGATCACATAGGGGAGAAAAGATTTTGATGGGGGGGTTTCTTTTGTCACGTGAAGGAAGTCATTCGGCCAATGATTCCGCTGGTTTTTTGGGACAAGGCCCCACTCCACAGCATAGTTCCCGATCTTTGGATTTTGCACCGTCACAGATGGGGTGTACTATGGGCGATGTGGGGGGTGTTTTGTGCAAGGCGCGCAAATCATTGGGGCTTTCCCTAGATGAGTTGCAGCAAAAGACAGGGATTGAGAGATTGTTTTTGCAAGCTATTGAACAGGGGGAAATGGGGAATCTCCCGAGCCCGTTTTATACGCGGAATTTCTTGCGAAACTACGCAAAATGTGTACAGTTGGAACCCCATCGCATTTTGCGTCGTTATCGACGATATGAGCAGGCGGAGCGGGAAATAACAGGTAAGTGGCAGCGAATGGAGTTATCCCCTACAGGTACGGGACATGCGACGATGGGAAGAGTCGTGTGTTCACAGTCTACCACGCGACACAGAACGGCTGTGGGTAGTGAAGGCGGATCTGATCCATGGACTCCTCCTACCCAACACGTTTTGTCACAACAGCGCCCTTCACGGGGGACATCCTCTTCTACAGACCCGCTGGGGCGCGGGAGAGCACCTTCCCCCTCCCGTCCCGCACAACAGACGCGTTTGCGCCGTGTGGATCGTTATCGTCAGGAGATGCAGGAACGTCAGTCCCGTGGTTGGTTAGTGGCGGCAGTGTTTTCATCCCTGTTGGCGATTGGATTGTTGACAGCGGCTGTTTGGAATTTCCTTTAG
- a CDS encoding helix-turn-helix domain-containing protein, translating into MGLHLRRERLRQKRSIEEVSHRLGVHPADVWAIEEENMARFSDSATARRLRESYEKLLQVGDLSVARPSSRNQIPIAPPEMLVGGEHLGRGRRRRRGRRPSSWKRWGTIASVLLLLVFGFGLARLLDQKTEQKKDAEAPPPIPPSRSPPPQSNPTQGGGVQVRFQYKDRGVSVYSVAGAQVVTVRVSSLQKPIRVSIDAYPERTLLARSTAQSKAPISATHVKGMMVTVSDISQSRFTVNDVDIDVGTGRNKGRMRYLFCREDSCPKPGTSRSNKSKSGTGGDGKRENTGEKSPGKQRAGERGSSGRNASGRGAETEGEQS; encoded by the coding sequence GTGGGCTTGCACCTTCGAAGGGAGCGCCTGCGTCAGAAACGGAGCATCGAGGAAGTTTCTCACAGATTAGGGGTTCATCCTGCCGATGTTTGGGCTATCGAGGAAGAGAATATGGCACGATTTTCCGATTCAGCTACAGCCCGTCGTTTGCGTGAGTCCTATGAGAAACTTCTACAGGTAGGGGATTTGTCTGTGGCCCGCCCATCCTCTAGAAACCAGATCCCCATTGCGCCCCCTGAAATGTTGGTGGGTGGAGAACATCTTGGGAGGGGGAGGAGACGGCGGAGGGGAAGGAGGCCATCGTCCTGGAAGAGGTGGGGGACGATAGCGAGTGTGTTATTGTTGCTTGTTTTTGGGTTTGGATTAGCCCGTTTGTTGGACCAGAAAACGGAGCAGAAAAAGGATGCGGAGGCTCCTCCCCCTATCCCGCCATCTAGGAGTCCTCCCCCGCAATCGAATCCTACACAGGGTGGTGGGGTGCAGGTAAGGTTTCAATACAAGGATCGTGGTGTTAGTGTCTACTCCGTGGCGGGTGCCCAGGTCGTTACCGTGCGTGTTTCTTCCCTTCAAAAACCTATAAGGGTATCGATAGATGCTTATCCGGAACGCACCCTATTGGCACGAAGCACAGCGCAGTCTAAGGCCCCTATTTCGGCCACCCATGTTAAGGGGATGATGGTCACCGTTAGTGATATTTCGCAAAGCCGCTTCACGGTCAATGATGTGGACATTGACGTAGGTACGGGACGCAACAAGGGTCGTATGCGGTATCTTTTTTGCCGGGAGGATTCCTGTCCTAAGCCTGGCACTAGTAGATCCAATAAGAGTAAGTCTGGTACTGGTGGCGATGGTAAGCGGGAAAATACAGGGGAGAAAAGCCCGGGGAAACAAAGGGCTGGTGAACGGGGTTCTAGTGGACGGAATGCCAGTGGGCGGGGGGCGGAAACAGAAGGGGAGCAGAGTTGA
- the pgsA gene encoding CDP-diacylglycerol--glycerol-3-phosphate 3-phosphatidyltransferase: MNLANQLTLLRILLVPPLVLFLLMRPHLGFIPIGGWLVSVGDLLATFLFLVAACTDGLDGYIARKRGAVTRLGKFLDPLADKLLITAVLIQLVEIDRVEAWMAIMIISREFAVMGLRLVAAAEGKMVVVHWLGKWKTLVQIVAVGSLMLDNTPFSWWGFPFADYAMWLAVIVTLISGFYYFYKNRKLVMM, translated from the coding sequence GTGAACCTGGCCAATCAGTTGACGTTGCTGCGTATTCTCTTGGTTCCCCCACTTGTTCTTTTTCTCCTGATGCGTCCCCACCTTGGATTCATTCCAATAGGTGGTTGGTTGGTTAGCGTTGGGGATTTGTTGGCGACGTTCCTTTTTCTTGTGGCCGCTTGTACCGACGGTTTGGATGGGTATATTGCCCGCAAACGGGGAGCTGTGACGAGATTGGGGAAATTCCTCGATCCTCTAGCAGATAAGTTGTTGATCACAGCTGTACTGATCCAGTTGGTGGAGATTGATCGTGTGGAGGCCTGGATGGCTATCATGATCATCAGCCGGGAGTTTGCTGTTATGGGTTTACGGCTTGTTGCTGCGGCCGAAGGAAAGATGGTAGTGGTTCACTGGCTTGGTAAGTGGAAAACATTGGTGCAAATTGTGGCTGTGGGTTCCCTGATGCTGGACAATACCCCGTTTTCATGGTGGGGTTTTCCCTTTGCCGATTATGCTATGTGGTTGGCTGTGATTGTGACGTTGATCTCCGGGTTTTATTATTTTTATAAAAATCGTAAATTAGTCATGATGTAG
- a CDS encoding competence/damage-inducible protein A: protein MRVSVVTVGTELTTGMTIDRHARYLSLLCTSLGLHVTRHVTVEDEPDSLYSVLLWLRSQMDVCLLTGGLGPTPDDLTREVVARFLGESLVWDETLYSDIVRYFQGRGLDLPEGNSKQAYRFVGGDVLPNPHGTAVGLSLQKGGVRYVLLPGPVHELRPMVENFVTPMLRDFARDQVVRQCSLCFAGIGESELVAHFRHLIQATPRLTIAPYAHRDRVVVRVTVRGDEDAAAERLLASAQRDILDLCGDWCYSDEDVSLATVVVRLLCQCGRTVALAESCTGGQILQRLTVVPGSSQVVRGGWVAYHKDVKEQVVGVSGACIERMGIVSAATARFLARRAMQVFAATIGVGVTGVAGPKSHGGQPPGIVWISWVTAEVEHAVRFCWPGVLREDVQALASQQALFCLWKYLKKF, encoded by the coding sequence GTGCGGGTATCCGTTGTGACCGTAGGCACGGAGCTAACCACGGGTATGACGATCGATCGCCATGCCCGTTATCTGTCTCTTCTATGTACATCATTGGGTCTGCATGTTACGCGGCACGTGACTGTGGAGGATGAACCGGATTCCCTATATTCAGTGCTTCTTTGGCTCCGGTCTCAGATGGATGTTTGTTTATTGACGGGGGGGTTAGGTCCCACGCCTGATGACTTGACGCGCGAAGTGGTGGCAAGGTTCCTGGGTGAGTCCTTGGTATGGGATGAGACTCTCTATTCCGACATTGTGCGTTATTTTCAAGGGCGTGGTTTGGACTTGCCGGAGGGTAATTCCAAGCAGGCTTACCGTTTCGTAGGTGGTGATGTTCTCCCGAATCCCCATGGGACAGCCGTGGGTCTTTCCCTTCAAAAGGGTGGTGTGCGTTACGTTTTACTGCCGGGTCCTGTCCATGAATTGCGCCCAATGGTGGAAAATTTTGTGACTCCCATGCTGCGGGATTTTGCTCGGGACCAGGTGGTTCGCCAGTGTTCGCTTTGTTTTGCTGGGATTGGTGAATCAGAATTAGTGGCGCATTTTCGGCATCTGATCCAGGCTACCCCTCGGCTTACTATAGCCCCCTATGCTCACCGCGATCGGGTAGTTGTTCGTGTGACTGTTCGTGGGGATGAGGATGCTGCTGCAGAACGACTCCTTGCCTCTGCGCAAAGGGATATTTTGGATCTTTGCGGTGATTGGTGTTATTCTGATGAAGATGTTTCCCTAGCCACGGTGGTGGTGAGGTTGTTGTGTCAGTGCGGTAGGACAGTAGCCTTGGCAGAGAGTTGTACGGGAGGGCAGATTTTGCAGCGTTTGACCGTCGTGCCGGGGAGCAGTCAGGTCGTGCGCGGGGGTTGGGTAGCTTACCACAAGGATGTTAAGGAGCAGGTTGTGGGTGTCTCAGGTGCTTGTATAGAGCGTATGGGTATTGTGTCTGCTGCTACGGCTCGTTTCCTAGCGAGGCGGGCTATGCAGGTGTTTGCTGCTACGATCGGCGTGGGCGTAACGGGTGTGGCAGGCCCTAAGTCACATGGTGGGCAGCCGCCCGGCATAGTTTGGATCAGTTGGGTTACCGCGGAGGTGGAGCATGCAGTGAGATTCTGTTGGCCGGGAGTACTACGGGAGGATGTGCAGGCGTTGGCTTCGCAGCAAGCGCTCTTTTGTTTGTGGAAGTATTTGAAAAAATTTTGA